The window CAACTGTCCTCCGTGTCACTTCACGTTGAATGTTGCCTATTAAGCGCGCGGTCTGAATCAATAAGGAGCAATTCAGCGCAGCGCGAGGACCATGGTGCGCACGAGCCGAATCACAGCCGCGCGTGGAGCGATAAGAGAAGTAATAAAAGTAAGAGTAATTTTTCGTCCATTTTACCTGGAGTGAATTATCGAACGGCTTCTGGTCTAAAAGGTCCACATCACCTCCAGGCAGCCGATCCGTAACGCGCGCCCGCGCCGGTCACGGGGGagccggagggagggagggagggggggggcgcttttcAATCCAGCGGCAGCAACAGATGATAATTCTGATAAGGAGCGTATTGGCAAAGCGTGTCGTCGATAAATCCTCAGGAAGACAACAGGAAGAATGAGAAAAGAAAGGtgggggagtggaggaggaggaggggggggggggggggttaccagaGCTACGTTGAGAGCATCCACTGAGGCGATAATGCGTGATTACCGTGAATTATTAAATCTTCCAGACTGCACGGATCGAGCTGGCAGCGGCACATTCAGGTCCATTCACCCCGAACAGCAGCCAACTGTCTGCGGCGATAACGAAGAGACGCACGTGACCAATCGATAAATTCccagtctgaaaaaaaaaatacgcaaagaaaattacaacaaaaagaaaaattagtCCAGCGATCCAATCTAATATCCACTTGTCAGGGTAATAAAATAGTCTTTTTTTCCCGGTCACACCTCTCTGTGCACCCTTTACACCCTTTACACCCTTTACACCCTCTCACCGACACACACAGGTTCTCATTTGCTTACAACTCGTCGACGTGAACCGACGATGACGCGCCGGCGCCGGAGACGCTGCCAATTGGAGCGCGCGCACGAAATCAATACGCTCAAAACATGATTACAGCgaaacctccctccctccccccctccctccctctctctccccacccATCTCACGACCCTCTCCGGTATGAAGCGCGGGAGCAAACCCCAGATTCTTAGTCCGAGCTCCGCGTGAGGCTCTCTGGCGGCGCGTTGTGTTCCGGCCGATTAGAAAATGACACAAAGGGAATTTCCTGTGTATTCTCGACCAGGTTGTTGTTGCTTtctgttgtagttgttgttgttgttgttgtctttaaaGAATACAGCGTCCGGTTTCCCTACAGGGAGACCGCGCGGCGCGCCCAAGGTTTCACTGAGGATTATTTGAGTGTCATTTTCTATGCCGATTAGACCGATTTAGTCCAGATTAGGTCACCCTAGATTTTAATCCGGGAGGAGTgaggtgacattttttttctttcaggggGCAGACTGAAAGATCATCCGTCATTTGCAATGACTCGCTGCGCACTGaccgaggagggggggttggggagggggggaatccTCAAATCTGACAGCAGGGCGGGCACACCGTCACAGGTGCACGAATCCTATTGGCTGTACATTCCCTCCCATTAAAAACGACCTCACCTTCCACCTTTATCACAAGCTTTAGACTGTGCCCATTCACACCTGTGTGATGTTGGTctgtaatatttattcatggACTTTTACTGGCAGTTTTTCATACTCACTCACAACCACACTGCAAACGCACCTACGGTTTTCATATGATATTTGGAATCTAGGCAGATGTTCCGTGATGAGCATTTGTATCCCCATGGGCAGGTGAAGGCTCCATACTCAACATGTTCTACCCGCATACAGCTCACGGTGCAGCCAGGTGGCCGTAGATGGCAGGAGGAGCACGTGCCCTCTTGGTGCAGAGTGCGCATGGGGGGGAAGCTATTCTTAAACGTTTCACAACACGGCCTGTGTGTGCGCTCAGACATGACTGACGTTTGGAAATGCTTGTCAAAAACAGCACGCCGTTAAATGCGGGAGGGTGTGTCATGTGTCATAGAAATGACTTAATGCTAAACATCAATGGGATCGCATGTCAAAAAGCCCTGATGTGCACCTACAAAGGAGACTCGCTGCAAATCATTATGGATTCATTATCGTTTGGTCTCTTACGTGCCAACAGCTGGAGAACGACAACCCTTCATACAGGTGGCAGCATGATGGCGACACCAGACAACACAATCGCTCTTGATTACCCAAAGGGAAGGACAGGTATTTGGAAAGACACATTACAGAAGATCACAGCTGGACTCGatctccaaaaaaagaaaaagcaagaagAGTCCACTGAGACAAACAAAGGCGGAGGCCCAATGCAGCAGGACTTCTAAAAACTATACATATGTGCTGGGTCGCCTCCAGGCCGACTGCTCCGCTGTCCCCATACCAGACATTCCACAGCAGCGTGGCTGGCTCCAGGCTCCGAGGAGCTGATCCTGGAACAGCGTGTTCCGCCCAGCAGTAATCATCTCAAGTCAAACCACAAGCTTGGGGCCTGTCCATTCTCCCCCGCGAAagagtttcacacacacacacacacacagaggaaaaaagGGCCGGTTGTCGTTTCCGTGGCCACCGCCAGCGGACGTCAATCCCAAACCCACCGCGTTGTGCAACGTGTCCCCGTCAACCATTTTGCCCAGTGGGACCAGGATGAGAGGAAGCTAGAGAAGCCACAACAACACCCCTGGGAGATCAATGCCTGTTTGGGAAAACACATccccgggtccccccccccccctctcagccaTGAACCCGCACTCTCTAACAGGCATATGGCCTCCCAATGACACATGAAGGAGAGGGCTCCAATCCAAGAGCTGCGATCGCTCCAGAGTAGTCCACACTGGGTGTCGCCCCTGCGTGGCACCGGCCCAAGGAAGGGTGACTTAAAGAGACTTCCTGCCCCGGGCAAGAGCCGCCTTTCTGTGGCATCTCGGGCGAGTGCGCTGCCAACTAGGAACAAGATGTCCAGAGGCAGTGAGGACAACTGGTGCCAAGAGTTTTAATTAAGGCCACGTGTCGCGGAATGTGGAGTAAAGGCATGTCGGAGGTCGCACAAGATGGGTTTACAACACTATCTGCCTCAGTATAATAATTATAGATTAGAGTTGAAGACCCCAGTACAAACAAATGGAATCACCTCAGTCTGCttcttgaaataaaaataaaaaaacatgcaatatATCGTATTCAATCCCCCACTTGTGCAAGTTGGTTAGTTAGTTGGCCTCCTCCACAGCAGCCGAGTAGGCTGGATGCCAAGGCGGCGATTAGCCCATCCGTGCCCCTGTTCTCCAGGCAATGCTGAGTGGAGGTGCTGTGGGAGTGCAGCTCATCACCAAAGAGCACCGTGCGGAACACAAGTCTAAGTGGAAGGACGCCAGCAGACTGTAGTGTATCCGTGCTGGACATGAAAAGCCTCGGGCTAGGAGGAATCTGCCTCTTTAATACATAATTCACTCCGCTCTAACATCGTTCTCTGTAGTCCTGGAGGCCAGCCGTCTGCTTGTGGGTTTTGGAACACACAACTGTCTCCATCAGATAATTCCAGCTCTAATTGACTGACAACTTTGTGCACCAAACTATGACATTAGGTTCCTTTTGAGCATCAAACTTAATATAGCTAAACGTAATATATCCTATAGCTATTGGATGTTCGGTGCGTTTTATTTTCAAGGGGCGTGTCATGTACGTCGTCTCACCTCTCCACCTCAGTGTCCTCGTGAGCCTTGACGTGCAGGTAGGTCAACACGTAGAGACGGCCCGCTGGCCTCCAGCTCTCCCTTCAGACATTGCAACCCCAGCACATGCATTCTCCTGTGGGGGTATTATTAGAAGCACTCATGTCTTATTGCCCACATTATTATCATAACTGACAGGATGTGCATTAGTTACTCGAGGCTCCGCGGCAGATAGGCCGTAATGTTGACACACTAGTGTACAAGCCATTTTAGAATTCAACACGAGGAGGGAGGATCCTGGTGCAGCTTTAGTGCTTTCATGTGTAATAGTCCCAGCTCAAGTTCCCATGAAAGAGGCACTAATGGGTTAACAGTAGAAATGAGAAGGGAAGAGAGGGGAAATCAATGCTTTTGTTGAGGGGAAGAAAGAACGGCTTTCACAGGTCTATGTATCATTAAGCAATTGAGAAAGGTAAttagagtgtgtgtttggggggctggggggggggggggatgtgcagATCTCACAGCTAAttatttccatggcaaccagagCCCTTGCAGATAATCCAAGGTAGAATTCAGCTGGCAAGACAGTTACACAAAGCGCAAGAGGACCCCCTAGTGGGAGAGAATCTACGGGTAAGACATGAAATACACAAAACCtaccaaatgaaaagaaaggacacacacatacatacacatatataaacacTGGTATAAAGCCtcagtttgatgttttttgttaaaCCTGCCAGATTTAATCAATTACCAAATACACCCCCAAAAAATAGCAACGAGCTCCTATTCGACCTACATGTCATGCTGCAGAACTCTACTCTTATGACAAATATCACCTGCCTGCAAGGGGTTACAttgctttacatttttactgcttttatttCATCCTGAACACTCCTCCCATTTCTTCTGTAAACGTAGTGAATTCCATGTGCAGGTGATGATCCTCCGAATGCATCAAACGCCACACAAAAGAAATGAACTAGCAAAGAGTTTAACCCAAActcatgaaataatgaaaaggggaggatgtaaaaatgtgtgtgacCAAAGTTTATAGAATGAAAGAATATTTTGCCTGACTTTAGTCATTTCAAAACTCAAAACAAATTCACCAGAAGTATAACCGTTAAGGCAAAGTTAAATTGCATTTAATTGTAGTCcaagtaaaaatattttttaaaaagttgtttgtCCATGGTGGCCGAAGATGACGTGACCCTCCAAATGATGCCATTCAATGCCTCTGTTTGCTGGGATCAATCTTCTCCAGGTGCACCAGGGGTTTAAGCTGCTCGGCGAAGCTGCGCATGTCCTCTGACATCGTGTCCTGGCCAGCGGGAGCCAACACGCTCAGCTCCACCAGGAAGGAAAGCGAGAGACGTTCCGTGTTCTCCGTGTTCCCCGGTACCAGGATTCGGGACAGCTTGCTGACCACTATTTTCATCGCACCTTTGCGGAATATGTGCCCGTTAGCCACAAACTCGTGGTCCATGCGGAAGCCCATCTCGTTGAGGAACTCCGGCAGGCTGTGAGAGGCGGCCACGTCAACACAGTTGCGCACCAGGGCATGGCGGCTCTTGTCTCCCACCTCAGGTTGGCCTAGGTAGCGTAGGTGCCATGGCGACGTGGGGTGGGAGAGGGACCGCCGGGCACGCAGAATGAAAGGGTTCCCTTGTTGGCCTTTCAGGAGATAAACCAGCTCGTGATCAGTAAAGGTCTCTGGCTCCATGTTGTCACACAGACCTCGGAGGCGATGCAAGAGGCTTTCCAGCGCCTGGTCGAACACACTGCCTGCGTTGATAAGGGGTACAGAAACAAATTagtttattaaacaaataatgcGTTATTCACAATTCATTGTACTTAAACTTTATGCAtctacagaaaaaaatgcattaactCCCACAatctaaaaatataaatatttagtttttgatcaaataaaagGGGTGTTGATTCTACTTCAGGATTAGACAGAAGCTAGTGGTAATGAGGAGTTATACTGCTTTTAATGAGTTTCTAGTATGTTGTCCACCCTCTCCGAAATAGGGAAATAGGTTTTGAAAGAACAGCAatcctgctaaaaaaaaaaagaaagtccatTACAATGTATGCCACAAAGCGCTTTAGTTTCTCAGGAATAAAAACTGGAGAGTGATTAGAGCACTTTCAAACGTGTTCACCTCATACAGTGATATTAACCTATTTTAACATTCTATTTGCATCAGTCTCTCCTTCAGGACACGCACGTCAAAGGGCTGGAGTTCCCTTTTGTCAGCTTACCTTGCAGCAGATATTCCATCATATTGATGGTTCCTCCGGTGACGGGCATCACTGTGACCTGCGGGGCTTCCATATTTTCTCTGGCACCAGGTCGCTTTTGTCTGTTGGAGTAAAgtttagctaaagtcaaatagcTAAGCTTTATCTACTCACTCATCATTAGCCCCGGACCTGAGTTCTCATCTTTTAACGCCAATTCATTGGTACCTTGCACAACCGAGTTAGCTAAATGTAATGAGCTAATTAGCTAGCTAATTCAAGTCATGAAGAGTTGAAGAGAATTCACAAATTATTATTACCTGAACACTGGTCATATGCAGCTCTTCGCCTGACCTGGAACACCGGCTCGAAGTTGGAAAGCGCGTCTTCTGAccggctagctagctagctggcgCCTAGCTAAGGCAGATATGTTAGCACACGTTAGCTCCAACGGCGTGCGATCCAATGTACCGTGCTAAACTTTTCAAAGTTAGCTACCGTGCTGAATAATATGACACGCATATATTAATGGGAACTATGTGGTGATTCAAATAACAGGATATTCCAACGGCTTGGATTATTTTGGGAcagcaaaaaaactgaacacAGCCGACAACAGCTAAGGAATACCTAGTTTACTCTTCTTCGTTTGCTGCGTTTGCTGCGTTTCCCGCTGCTGTTGTATCCGACATAGAGGCCCATTACTGCCCCCTACTGGCCTTTATGTATATCTACGCCTACTGGAGCCATGTGGTAATGCAGGTGTCTTCTTGTTCCGGCGTATTCCACTTCATGATCACCGGTCACTGTGCAGCAACGTGATGGAATGTAAACCTGTGTTAGCCAATCTAAGCCGTTTGCTTTCGACCCAGCATAATTATttctctaaaccacctgtgtgTACGGTTCAATGAGGAAATATTCACCTATACTGCAAGGTATACTTGGTGTACTTGCATACAGTATATTAGTTAGCAATGTAGTAGAATGTAATAAATTACTGTATCTAAAGACACAAGtaacataaacatatttttcacaAAATCTTTTACACagtgtcatttatttattcattaacaaCTTAATTTCTGGCCTGTTTTACTCGTATTTCACTGTACACACAACCACTGTCTGAAAAAGGATCACGTGTTGCAAGTCTCCTAAAGACAGTCGATGAATAAACCACGGAAGACTCCTCTTCCCCCTGCAGTCagaagaaagaaatgtattttattgctgCACGGTAGACAGTGCATGGCATGGGTAtgctttcatcatcatcatcatcatcatcatcatcatcatcatcatcatcatcatcatcatcactaacTGACTTACCCTGGCATTTACGCCCCGGCAACAAAAGTGAACAGGAAACGCTGTAGATAGAAACAGAAAGCGCATCAACGTTCAAAGCAGATCAACGCTGacaaaacacaacaggaaacaacaataaaacgcTGTCACCAATAACACTTTACCTGCTAGTAACGTTGTTCTGTAGCAAA is drawn from Pungitius pungitius chromosome 11, fPunPun2.1, whole genome shotgun sequence and contains these coding sequences:
- the med18 gene encoding mediator of RNA polymerase II transcription subunit 18; translated protein: MEAPQVTVMPVTGGTINMMEYLLQGSVFDQALESLLHRLRGLCDNMEPETFTDHELVYLLKGQQGNPFILRARRSLSHPTSPWHLRYLGQPEVGDKSRHALVRNCVDVAASHSLPEFLNEMGFRMDHEFVANGHIFRKGAMKIVVSKLSRILVPGNTENTERLSLSFLVELSVLAPAGQDTMSEDMRSFAEQLKPLVHLEKIDPSKQRH